The Pseudomonas kermanshahensis genome includes a window with the following:
- a CDS encoding MFS transporter → MTPSKFDTASPRLAHGSIGDKVRGAFAVGKTRWGMLALVFFATTLNYIDRAALGIMQPVLAKDMGWTAMDYANINFWFQVGYAIGFVLQGRLIDKVGVKHAFFGAVLLWSLATGAHGLATSAAGFMVCRFILGLTEAANYPACVKTTRLWFPAGERAIATGLFNAGTNVGAMVTPALLPLILAAWGWQAAFIAMGSLGLVWVVLWGLKYFNPEAHPHVRQSELDYIQQDVEPEAKPVPFSRILRQRGTWAFAVAYSITAPVFWFYLYWLPPFLNQQYDLGISVTQMGIPLILIWLTADFGSIGGGILSSWLIGRGMRATRARLISMLIFACTIVSVVFAAHASGLWVAVLAIAVAVGAHQAWTANIWSLVMDYTPKHLVSTVFGFGSMCAAIGGMFMTQIVGSVLTVTHNNYAVLFTMIPVMYFIALVWMYFMAPRGIEAA, encoded by the coding sequence ATGACCCCTTCCAAGTTCGACACTGCCAGCCCCCGCCTCGCCCATGGATCCATCGGCGACAAGGTGCGCGGCGCCTTCGCCGTCGGCAAGACCCGCTGGGGCATGCTTGCCCTGGTGTTCTTCGCCACCACCCTGAACTACATCGACCGTGCCGCCCTCGGCATCATGCAGCCCGTTCTCGCCAAGGACATGGGCTGGACGGCGATGGACTACGCCAACATCAACTTTTGGTTCCAGGTCGGCTATGCCATCGGCTTTGTGCTGCAGGGCCGGCTGATCGACAAAGTCGGGGTAAAACACGCCTTCTTCGGCGCCGTACTGCTGTGGAGCCTGGCCACCGGCGCCCATGGCCTGGCGACCTCGGCAGCGGGCTTTATGGTCTGCCGCTTCATTCTGGGCCTGACCGAGGCGGCTAACTACCCGGCGTGTGTAAAGACCACACGCCTGTGGTTCCCCGCCGGCGAGCGCGCCATTGCCACCGGCCTGTTCAACGCCGGCACCAACGTCGGCGCCATGGTCACCCCGGCGCTGCTGCCGCTGATTCTCGCCGCCTGGGGCTGGCAGGCCGCGTTCATCGCCATGGGTAGCCTTGGCCTGGTCTGGGTGGTGTTGTGGGGTTTGAAGTATTTCAACCCTGAGGCGCACCCGCACGTTCGCCAGAGCGAGCTGGACTATATCCAGCAAGACGTGGAGCCCGAAGCCAAACCCGTGCCGTTCAGCCGCATCCTGCGCCAGCGCGGCACCTGGGCCTTTGCCGTGGCCTACTCGATCACGGCGCCGGTGTTCTGGTTTTACCTGTACTGGCTGCCGCCGTTTCTCAACCAGCAGTACGACCTGGGCATCAGCGTCACCCAGATGGGGATCCCGTTGATCCTGATCTGGCTCACTGCAGACTTCGGCAGCATCGGCGGCGGCATTCTGTCGTCCTGGCTGATCGGCCGCGGCATGCGCGCCACCCGTGCCCGGTTGATCTCAATGCTGATCTTTGCCTGCACCATCGTCAGCGTGGTCTTCGCTGCCCACGCCAGTGGCCTGTGGGTCGCGGTGCTTGCCATCGCCGTGGCGGTCGGCGCGCACCAGGCCTGGACCGCGAACATCTGGAGCCTGGTCATGGACTACACGCCCAAGCATCTGGTGAGCACGGTGTTCGGCTTTGGCAGCATGTGCGCGGCCATCGGCGGCATGTTCATGACACAGATCGTCGGCAGCGTGCTGACGGTCACCCACAACAATTATGCGGTGCTGTTCACCATGATTCCGGTGATGTACTTCATTGCCCTGGTGTGGATGTACTTCATGGCGCCGCGTGGGATCGAGGCCGCGTAA
- a CDS encoding sugar phosphate isomerase/epimerase family protein: MTDRIFSLAALTVLELSPPAMVEAAARAGYSHVGLRLVPATAEEQHFPLAADADLRRQTQARLRETGIKVLDLEILRLKPETCVADFEAILAVGAELGGTELLVAGNDPDEARLTERFAELCDLAAGYGIHPHLEFMPWTDARDLRQAMRVVANADRTNGCVLVDAFHFNRSASSLDDLAHLAPQRMRYAQLCDVAGPVPDDMDEILRQARNERRFPGDGDADLIGLLRGLPATVPLSLEIPTRQLLEQGVSGEQRARMALEKAKAVLARV, encoded by the coding sequence ATGACTGACCGTATCTTTTCCCTTGCCGCGCTGACGGTGCTCGAGCTTTCGCCGCCGGCCATGGTGGAGGCCGCTGCCCGTGCCGGCTACAGCCACGTGGGCCTGCGTTTGGTGCCGGCTACCGCAGAGGAGCAGCACTTCCCGCTGGCGGCCGACGCTGACCTGCGCCGACAGACCCAAGCGCGCCTGCGCGAGACCGGCATCAAGGTACTCGACCTGGAAATCCTCCGCCTCAAGCCTGAAACCTGTGTTGCCGATTTCGAAGCCATTCTGGCGGTGGGTGCCGAGCTGGGCGGGACCGAACTGCTGGTGGCCGGTAACGACCCGGACGAGGCACGCCTCACGGAGCGCTTTGCCGAACTGTGCGACCTGGCGGCGGGCTATGGTATCCATCCGCACCTGGAGTTCATGCCCTGGACTGACGCTCGCGACCTGCGCCAGGCCATGCGTGTGGTTGCCAACGCTGACCGGACAAACGGCTGCGTTCTGGTGGACGCATTCCATTTCAACCGCTCCGCTTCCTCACTCGACGACCTGGCCCACCTGGCACCGCAGCGCATGCGCTATGCGCAGCTGTGCGACGTGGCCGGCCCGGTGCCGGACGACATGGACGAGATCCTGCGCCAGGCCCGCAACGAACGGCGCTTCCCAGGTGATGGCGATGCTGATTTGATCGGCCTGTTGCGTGGCTTGCCGGCCACCGTACCGTTGAGCCTGGAGATTCCGACTCGGCAGTTGCTGGAGCAGGGCGTGAGTGGCGAGCAGCGTGCGCGGATGGCGCTGGAGAAAGCCAAGGCGGTATTGGCGCGGGTTTGA
- a CDS encoding Gfo/Idh/MocA family protein, with protein MNAPLRIALIGAGIMGRQHYQHLRQLPQAQLCAVADPGPQAEAFAAECGVAYYADHRQMLASVKPEAVIVANPNNLHVATALDCIEAGVPVLVEKPVGVHLDEVRALVEASKRCGVPVLVGHHRRHNPLIASARGLIAEGALGRLINVTALWQLQKPDSYFDTPWRREPGAGFLLTNLIHDLDLLRYLCGEVVQVQAFTRNDVRGYANEDSAAVLLQFANGALGSLTGSDAVAAPWSWELTSGESPIYPRQDGQPCYLLAGSHGALSIPQLKHWQYGEAGSGWHTPLLQSGAEKPAGEALTLQLQHFIRVARGEEAPLTDAADGGRTLALVEAIRQAAESGRACAPETIA; from the coding sequence TTGAATGCACCGCTTCGTATCGCCCTGATTGGCGCCGGTATCATGGGCCGCCAGCACTACCAGCACCTGCGCCAGTTGCCGCAAGCGCAATTGTGCGCGGTGGCAGACCCCGGCCCGCAGGCTGAGGCTTTCGCCGCCGAATGCGGGGTGGCCTATTACGCCGATCACCGGCAGATGCTGGCCAGTGTCAAACCTGAGGCCGTGATCGTCGCCAACCCCAACAACCTGCACGTGGCCACCGCGCTCGATTGCATCGAAGCCGGCGTGCCAGTGTTAGTGGAAAAGCCTGTGGGCGTGCACCTGGACGAAGTCCGTGCGTTGGTCGAAGCGTCCAAGCGCTGTGGTGTGCCAGTGCTGGTCGGCCACCATCGTCGGCACAACCCGCTGATCGCCAGCGCGCGCGGCCTGATCGCCGAGGGTGCGCTGGGCAGGCTGATCAATGTCACTGCGCTGTGGCAGTTGCAGAAGCCCGACAGCTACTTCGACACCCCCTGGCGCCGCGAGCCGGGCGCCGGTTTTTTGCTGACCAACCTGATCCACGACCTCGACCTGCTGCGCTACCTGTGCGGCGAGGTCGTGCAGGTGCAGGCGTTCACCCGTAACGATGTGCGTGGGTATGCCAACGAAGACAGCGCCGCCGTGCTGCTGCAGTTCGCCAACGGGGCGCTGGGCAGCCTGACAGGTTCGGACGCGGTAGCTGCCCCCTGGAGCTGGGAGCTGACGTCCGGCGAGAGCCCGATCTACCCGCGTCAGGATGGCCAGCCCTGCTACCTGCTGGCCGGCAGCCACGGCGCACTGAGCATTCCGCAGCTCAAGCACTGGCAGTACGGCGAAGCAGGCTCCGGCTGGCACACACCCTTGCTGCAAAGTGGCGCCGAAAAGCCAGCAGGTGAAGCGTTGACCTTGCAATTGCAGCACTTCATTCGCGTCGCCCGCGGTGAAGAGGCCCCCTTGACCGACGCTGCAGACGGCGGTCGCACGCTGGCCCTGGTCGAGGCGATCCGCCAGGCAGCCGAAAGCGGCCGGGCCTGCGCCCCCGAGACGATCGCCTGA
- a CDS encoding IclR family transcriptional regulator translates to MAGSQIERAFSLVESLTGEPEGLALQTLAERLDIPKSATHRMLAELIRLGYVRQNRDNSRYQLSAKLVAMGFRYLSSSGADIIQPILDRLAQDSGELVRLGVIEGSRQTWIAKSQGARSGLRYDPDMGRDAPLFYTASGHAWLASLSDDEALQMVLRQGIADPAQFGPNAPRSTDELLSYLQRARERGYAWVEQTSAVGTSALAAVVRRPRTDEVIGVLSIAGPSARLSQARLPELAALLLAAVGELSSASQASELFA, encoded by the coding sequence ATGGCTGGTAGTCAGATCGAACGTGCCTTCAGTCTTGTAGAAAGCCTGACCGGCGAGCCTGAGGGCCTTGCCCTGCAGACGTTGGCCGAGCGCCTGGATATCCCCAAGAGCGCCACCCACCGCATGCTGGCCGAGCTGATCCGCCTGGGCTACGTGCGGCAGAACCGCGACAACAGCCGCTATCAGCTGTCTGCCAAGCTGGTGGCGATGGGCTTTCGCTACCTGTCCAGCAGTGGCGCCGACATCATTCAGCCGATTCTTGACCGCCTAGCCCAGGACAGCGGCGAGCTGGTGCGCCTGGGCGTGATCGAAGGCAGCCGCCAGACCTGGATCGCCAAGTCCCAGGGCGCGCGCTCCGGCTTGCGCTACGACCCCGACATGGGCCGCGATGCCCCGCTGTTCTACACCGCCTCCGGTCATGCCTGGCTGGCCAGCCTGAGCGACGACGAGGCGCTGCAGATGGTCTTGCGCCAAGGCATCGCCGACCCGGCACAGTTCGGCCCGAATGCGCCGCGCTCCACGGATGAACTGTTGAGCTACCTACAGCGCGCACGCGAGCGTGGCTATGCCTGGGTCGAGCAGACCTCGGCGGTGGGCACGTCGGCGTTGGCCGCCGTGGTGCGGCGTCCGCGCACTGACGAAGTGATCGGGGTGCTGAGCATCGCCGGCCCCAGTGCCCGGCTTTCCCAAGCGCGCCTACCTGAACTGGCGGCGCTCTTGTTGGCCGCAGTGGGCGAACTCTCGTCGGCCAGCCAGGCCAGTGAACTGTTTGCCTGA
- a CDS encoding FAD-dependent oxidoreductase, with the protein MPTDTLQAEYDVLVIGSGAAGLAAAVTAAWHGQRVMLVEKAPVFGGATAWSGGWAWVPRNPLARRAGIVEDIEQPRTYLRNELGTHYDAERVDAFLEACPHMVAFFEKHTALQFVDGNAIPDMHGDTPGAATGGHQVIAAPYDAREVGALLPRLRKTLRETSFMGMPIMAGPDLAAFLNMTRSPRAFLHVCKRFGRHLYHLARHGRAMHLVNGVALVARLAKSAEDLGVRLLESAPAKRLLIEHGQVRGAVIGTPQGDLTVRAKAVVLAAGGFPNDSARRRQLFARDASGHDNLALPPQSCSGDGLRLGESAGGVVATDLKSAVAWAPVSKVPHRDGSVGHFPHIIERGKPGVIGVLASGRRFVNEAHGYYDYVSAMLEAVPPGEEACSWLICDHRFLRRYGLGHARPAPLPVWPHLRSGYLKRGASIEQLARACGIDPVGLSATVAEYNSHARHGQDPAFGRGSTPFNRKQGDPAYSGPNPCVAPIEQGPFYAVKVQPGCFGTFAGLRTDGHARVLDEQGQPIGGLYAAGTDMASVFGGWYPSGGINLGPALTFGYVAGRHIAGAQAPE; encoded by the coding sequence ATGCCTACCGACACCTTGCAAGCCGAATACGACGTTCTGGTCATTGGCTCAGGCGCAGCCGGCCTGGCCGCAGCGGTAACGGCAGCCTGGCATGGGCAGCGCGTGATGCTGGTAGAGAAGGCGCCGGTGTTCGGCGGTGCCACAGCCTGGTCCGGCGGCTGGGCCTGGGTTCCACGCAACCCGCTGGCCCGCCGCGCCGGCATCGTTGAAGACATCGAACAGCCCCGCACCTACCTGCGTAACGAATTGGGCACGCATTACGATGCTGAACGGGTTGATGCCTTCCTCGAGGCCTGCCCACACATGGTCGCCTTTTTCGAGAAACACACTGCGCTGCAGTTTGTCGACGGCAACGCCATCCCCGACATGCATGGCGACACACCCGGCGCCGCCACCGGTGGGCACCAAGTGATCGCCGCGCCCTATGATGCCCGCGAGGTCGGCGCGCTGTTGCCTCGCCTGCGCAAGACCCTGCGCGAGACCTCGTTCATGGGCATGCCGATCATGGCCGGCCCTGACCTGGCCGCCTTCCTCAACATGACCCGCTCGCCACGTGCCTTTTTGCATGTGTGCAAGCGCTTTGGCCGCCACCTGTACCACCTCGCCCGCCATGGCCGGGCCATGCATCTGGTGAACGGCGTGGCCCTGGTCGCACGCCTGGCCAAGTCGGCCGAAGACCTTGGTGTACGGCTGCTGGAGTCCGCCCCGGCCAAGCGCCTGCTGATTGAGCACGGCCAGGTGCGCGGCGCCGTGATAGGTACACCGCAGGGTGACCTTACCGTCCGGGCGAAAGCCGTGGTGCTCGCCGCCGGGGGCTTCCCCAACGACAGTGCGCGGCGCCGGCAGCTGTTTGCGCGTGATGCCAGTGGCCATGACAACCTCGCCCTGCCCCCGCAGTCCTGCTCGGGCGATGGCCTGCGCCTTGGCGAGTCGGCAGGCGGTGTGGTGGCTACCGACCTGAAATCTGCAGTGGCCTGGGCACCGGTCTCCAAAGTGCCGCACCGCGACGGCAGCGTCGGCCACTTCCCGCACATCATCGAACGCGGCAAGCCCGGCGTTATTGGCGTGTTGGCCAGCGGTAGGCGCTTCGTCAACGAAGCGCACGGCTACTACGACTATGTGTCAGCCATGCTCGAGGCCGTGCCGCCGGGCGAGGAAGCCTGCTCGTGGCTGATCTGCGACCACCGCTTCCTGCGGCGTTACGGCCTCGGTCACGCCCGACCTGCGCCGTTGCCGGTATGGCCGCACCTGCGCAGTGGCTACCTCAAGCGCGGTGCCAGCATCGAACAGTTGGCCCGCGCCTGCGGCATCGACCCTGTCGGCTTGAGTGCCACCGTCGCGGAGTACAACAGCCACGCGCGCCATGGCCAAGACCCGGCTTTCGGCCGCGGCTCCACGCCGTTCAACCGCAAGCAGGGTGACCCGGCGTACAGCGGGCCGAACCCATGCGTGGCGCCGATCGAACAAGGGCCGTTCTATGCTGTGAAGGTTCAACCCGGTTGCTTTGGCACCTTCGCCGGCTTGCGCACCGATGGCCATGCGCGGGTACTGGATGAGCAAGGCCAGCCGATTGGCGGGCTTTATGCCGCCGGTACAGACATGGCCAGTGTGTTTGGCGGCTGGTACCCCTCAGGCGGCATCAACCTGGGCCCGGCGCTGACGTTCGGTTACGTGGCCGGGCGGCATATTGCCGGGGCGCAGGCACCGGAATAA
- a CDS encoding nuclear transport factor 2 family protein — MHSYLQTFAERFASLDAHTLDMLGDLYSEDVTFRDPLHQLNGLPALRGYFAQLYANVQEVRYTFEGYDEVQPGHGYLRWTLHFRHPRLGNGALISLQGCSHLRWHERVHFHQDYFDAGALLYEHVPIMGSAVRWLKGRLA, encoded by the coding sequence ATGCACAGCTACCTGCAAACCTTCGCCGAACGCTTTGCCAGCCTCGATGCGCACACCCTCGACATGCTCGGTGACCTGTACAGCGAGGACGTGACCTTCCGCGACCCCCTGCACCAGCTCAACGGCTTGCCTGCGCTGAGGGGGTACTTCGCGCAGCTGTACGCGAACGTGCAGGAGGTTCGCTACACCTTCGAGGGTTACGACGAAGTGCAGCCGGGCCACGGGTACCTGCGCTGGACCTTGCATTTTCGCCACCCTCGCTTGGGCAATGGCGCGCTGATCAGCCTGCAAGGCTGCAGCCACCTGCGTTGGCACGAGCGGGTTCACTTTCATCAGGATTACTTTGACGCCGGTGCGCTGCTTTACGAGCACGTCCCGATCATGGGCAGCGCGGTCCGCTGGCTCAAAGGGAGGCTGGCATGA
- a CDS encoding SDR family NAD(P)-dependent oxidoreductase, whose amino-acid sequence MSRCWVTGASSGIGAALALRLLEQGHQVALGGRQAERLAPLASRFAQQAMLAIGDNDEPGQVAKVAEQIEHAWGALDLVILNAGTCEYLEPGHFDPALVERVMRTNLIGTSHCLAAALPLLRRGQRPHLVVVGSSVSWLALPRAGAYGASKAALRYLVESLRIDLVREGIDVTLVSPGFVDTPLTQRNDFPMPQRWSAERAAGHIVARLAKRPLEINFPGAFTWVLRLLGALPVRWRLQLGQRLARNPRE is encoded by the coding sequence ATGAGCCGCTGCTGGGTGACCGGTGCCAGCAGTGGCATCGGCGCGGCGCTGGCCCTGCGCTTGCTGGAGCAGGGGCACCAGGTGGCCTTGGGTGGCCGTCAGGCCGAGCGCCTGGCACCTTTAGCGTCGCGGTTTGCGCAGCAGGCCATGCTGGCCATCGGCGATAACGACGAACCGGGCCAGGTCGCCAAGGTCGCCGAGCAGATCGAGCATGCCTGGGGTGCACTCGACCTGGTGATCCTCAACGCGGGCACCTGCGAATACCTGGAGCCGGGGCACTTCGACCCGGCGCTGGTCGAACGGGTGATGCGCACCAACCTGATCGGCACCAGCCACTGCCTTGCCGCTGCCCTGCCCTTGCTGCGCCGTGGCCAGCGCCCGCACCTGGTGGTGGTGGGCAGCTCGGTGAGCTGGCTGGCCCTACCCCGTGCCGGCGCCTATGGCGCGTCCAAGGCGGCCCTGCGTTACCTGGTGGAGTCGCTGCGCATCGACCTGGTCCGCGAGGGCATTGATGTCACCCTCGTCAGCCCTGGCTTCGTCGACACGCCCTTGACCCAGCGCAACGACTTCCCCATGCCACAGCGCTGGAGCGCCGAGCGCGCCGCCGGGCACATCGTCGCGCGCTTGGCCAAACGCCCGCTGGAAATCAACTTCCCCGGCGCTTTCACCTGGGTGTTGCGCCTGCTCGGCGCATTGCCGGTGCGCTGGCGTCTGCAGCTAGGCCAACGCCTGGCACGAAACCCACGGGAATAG
- a CDS encoding NAD(P)/FAD-dependent oxidoreductase, with amino-acid sequence MRIAIIGSGIAGLTCAHLLSRQHALTVFEAADWVGGHTHTVDVNWGGQQYALDTGFIVFNDWTYPHFIRLLEHLGVASRPTQMSFAVHDPASGLEYNGHDLDTLFAQRRNLLSPGFWGMLRDILRFNRQALADLDNRRIEEDTTLGSYLRTHGYGRRFINHYIVPMGSAIWSMSRADMLGFPLQFFVRFCRNHGLLSVNQRPQWRVIEGGSRSYVAPLCQPFAERIRRNCPVARVTRDPDGVTVISAAGTERFDKVVFACHSDQALALLATPSADERAVLGTLTYASNDVVLHTDTRLLPHRRKAWASWNYRLGGAEQAPAALTYNMNILQGIDAPVTFCVSLNQTAQIDPAQVLARFSYSHPQYSLAALAAQARQGELQGRQHSYYCGAYWGNGFHEDGVLSALKVAEYFGERL; translated from the coding sequence ATGCGCATCGCAATCATCGGCAGCGGTATCGCTGGCCTCACCTGTGCCCACTTGCTCTCACGCCAGCATGCGCTGACGGTGTTCGAGGCGGCTGACTGGGTGGGTGGCCACACCCACACCGTCGACGTGAACTGGGGCGGCCAGCAGTATGCGCTGGACACCGGGTTCATCGTCTTCAACGACTGGACTTACCCGCATTTCATTCGCCTGCTCGAACACCTGGGGGTGGCATCGCGGCCGACCCAGATGAGCTTTGCGGTACATGACCCCGCCAGTGGCCTGGAGTACAACGGCCATGACCTCGACACCTTGTTCGCCCAACGGCGCAACCTGTTGTCACCTGGGTTCTGGGGCATGCTGCGCGACATCCTGCGCTTCAATCGCCAAGCCCTGGCCGACCTGGACAACCGGCGCATCGAAGAGGACACCACGCTGGGCAGCTACCTGCGCACACACGGCTATGGGCGGCGCTTCATCAACCACTACATCGTGCCCATGGGCTCGGCGATCTGGTCGATGTCACGCGCCGACATGCTGGGCTTTCCGTTGCAGTTTTTCGTGCGCTTTTGCCGCAACCACGGTTTGCTGTCGGTCAACCAGCGCCCGCAATGGCGGGTGATCGAAGGTGGCTCGCGCAGCTACGTGGCACCGTTGTGCCAGCCTTTTGCCGAGCGTATCCGGCGCAACTGCCCCGTGGCCCGGGTGACCCGTGACCCCGACGGCGTGACTGTGATCAGCGCTGCCGGTACCGAGCGCTTCGACAAGGTGGTGTTCGCCTGCCACAGCGACCAGGCCCTGGCCCTGCTGGCAACGCCCAGTGCAGACGAGCGCGCGGTGCTGGGTACCCTCACCTACGCCAGTAACGATGTGGTGTTGCACACCGACACTCGCCTGCTACCGCATCGGCGCAAAGCCTGGGCCAGCTGGAACTATCGGCTGGGCGGCGCCGAGCAGGCACCTGCGGCACTCACCTACAACATGAACATCCTGCAGGGCATCGACGCCCCGGTCACCTTCTGCGTGAGCCTCAACCAGACGGCGCAAATCGACCCAGCCCAGGTGCTCGCCCGCTTCAGCTACAGCCACCCGCAGTACAGCCTTGCGGCCTTGGCTGCGCAGGCCCGCCAAGGCGAATTGCAGGGCCGCCAGCACAGCTACTACTGCGGTGCCTACTGGGGCAACGGCTTCCATGAAGACGGCGTGCTCAGCGCGTTGAAAGTGGCAGAATACTTCGGAGAGCGCTTGTGA
- a CDS encoding DUF1365 family protein, with translation MNSSLCHGWVSHRRLTPRHHAFRYRVGMFYLDLDEQTHWRGLSRWLARSRLAPLCWRETDYLPALTARGIPLAQAARQLVGQATGHAPQGAVHLLTQLRCWGLSFNPVSVYFCHDRDGHLVAILLEVRNTPWRQRHHYVLPVQDGQPDAFSLAKAFHVSPFMPLDMDYRLRFVLDGQRVHVHMANWREGHKVFEAHLALRREPLDRPALHRYILSFPWMSLRTVSAIYWQALRLLLKRTPVYNHTASQGDLSLGHASKEPDHVRPHTER, from the coding sequence GTGAACAGCAGCCTGTGTCATGGCTGGGTCAGCCATCGGCGGCTGACCCCGCGGCACCATGCATTCCGCTACCGGGTCGGCATGTTCTACCTGGACCTGGACGAGCAAACACACTGGCGCGGCCTGTCGCGCTGGCTCGCGCGCTCGCGGCTGGCGCCCTTGTGCTGGCGGGAAACCGACTACCTGCCCGCACTGACCGCGCGCGGCATACCGTTGGCCCAAGCCGCCCGCCAGCTGGTCGGCCAAGCAACCGGGCACGCACCCCAAGGCGCGGTGCACCTGCTCACGCAACTGCGCTGCTGGGGGCTGTCGTTCAACCCGGTGAGCGTCTACTTCTGCCATGACCGCGACGGCCACCTGGTGGCGATACTGCTGGAGGTCCGCAATACCCCCTGGCGGCAACGCCACCACTACGTGCTGCCGGTGCAAGACGGCCAACCCGACGCATTTAGCCTGGCCAAGGCGTTTCATGTATCGCCGTTCATGCCGCTGGACATGGACTACCGCCTGCGCTTCGTGCTCGACGGCCAGCGCGTGCACGTGCACATGGCGAACTGGCGCGAGGGGCACAAGGTATTCGAGGCCCACCTGGCCCTGCGCCGCGAACCGCTGGACCGGCCCGCCTTGCACCGCTACATCCTGAGCTTCCCGTGGATGAGCCTGCGCACAGTGTCTGCCATCTACTGGCAGGCCCTGCGCCTACTGCTCAAGCGCACCCCCGTCTATAACCACACCGCCAGCCAGGGCGACCTGAGCCTTGGCCACGCCTCTAAGGAACCTGATCATGTCCGACCCCACACTGAGCGTTAG
- a CDS encoding SAM-dependent methyltransferase: MSDPTLSVSKSAGLTPVLGSLARMAVLAQLRRLSQGCLRLICNDQHWNFGDAGSALYAEVEIVDDAAWSLIAGNGSIGAGEAYIHGYWRTPDLAAVTRLFVANLDVLDALEGGLARFGRPALRLLHRLNRNSRRGARRNILAHYDLGNALFERLLDPTLMYSAAQFDSPEQTLEQAQLNKLERICQKLELKPHEHLLEIGSGWGSLAIHAATRFGCRVTTTTLSEAQYAYTLQRVQAAGLEQRITVLREDYRDLQGRFDKLVSIEMIEAVGHRYLPLYFRQCATLLKDDGLMLLQAITIRDQRYEKARRSVDFIQRYIFPGGALPSLSVLLDVASRQTALNLVHLEDFGTDYARTLRHWRDNLRHARNALMELGYDETFQRLWEFYLCYCQGGFEERAIGVAQLLWAAPQARRAPLPGA, translated from the coding sequence ATGTCCGACCCCACACTGAGCGTTAGCAAGTCGGCCGGCCTGACGCCGGTGCTTGGCAGCCTGGCCCGGATGGCCGTGCTGGCGCAATTGCGGCGCTTGAGCCAAGGCTGCCTGCGTTTGATCTGCAATGACCAGCACTGGAACTTCGGTGACGCCGGCAGCGCGCTGTATGCCGAAGTCGAGATCGTCGATGACGCCGCCTGGAGCCTGATCGCCGGCAACGGTTCGATCGGTGCTGGGGAGGCTTATATCCATGGCTACTGGCGCACCCCCGACCTGGCGGCGGTAACCCGCCTGTTCGTGGCCAACCTGGACGTGCTGGACGCCCTCGAAGGCGGCTTGGCGCGCTTCGGCCGCCCGGCCCTGCGCCTGCTGCATCGCCTTAACCGCAACAGCCGGCGCGGTGCGCGGCGCAACATCCTGGCCCACTACGACCTGGGCAATGCGCTGTTCGAGCGGCTGCTCGACCCTACCCTGATGTATTCTGCGGCACAGTTCGACAGCCCCGAGCAGACCTTGGAGCAGGCCCAATTGAACAAGCTGGAGCGCATCTGCCAGAAGCTTGAGCTCAAGCCCCACGAGCACCTGCTGGAAATTGGCAGCGGCTGGGGCAGCCTGGCCATCCATGCCGCTACCCGCTTCGGCTGCCGGGTGACCACCACGACGCTTTCCGAGGCGCAGTACGCGTACACGCTGCAACGTGTGCAAGCGGCAGGCCTGGAGCAACGCATCACGGTGCTGCGTGAAGACTACCGCGACTTGCAAGGGCGCTTCGACAAACTGGTGTCGATCGAAATGATCGAAGCCGTCGGCCATCGTTACCTGCCCCTGTACTTTCGCCAATGCGCCACGCTGCTCAAGGACGACGGCCTGATGCTGTTGCAGGCCATCACCATTCGTGACCAGCGCTACGAAAAGGCCCGGCGTTCGGTGGACTTCATCCAGCGCTACATCTTCCCCGGCGGCGCCCTGCCCTCGCTAAGCGTGTTGCTCGACGTCGCCAGCCGCCAAACGGCGCTGAACCTGGTACACCTGGAGGACTTCGGCACCGACTATGCACGCACCCTGCGCCATTGGCGCGACAACCTGCGCCATGCGCGCAACGCGTTGATGGAGTTGGGCTACGACGAAACCTTCCAGCGCCTGTGGGAGTTCTACTTGTGTTATTGCCAGGGCGGTTTCGAAGAGCGCGCCATTGGCGTGGCACAGCTGCTATGGGCCGCCCCCCAGGCCCGCCGCGCGCCCCTGCCAGGCGCCTGA